The DNA sequence AGCAAATTCTCATAATTATTTATATCTTTAAATATCTTTGCAAATTCCACTGCCATAATTTTTCCAGCTGATATGTAGTCTCCGTAGGTAAATCCTCCAGGAAGAATCAATATTCTATACTCATCAAATTTTATTTCGTTATTGATAAGTCTGTTAATGTGAAATGATTCAACCTTAGCACCACTGTTTTCAAGTGCGCGTATAGTCTCGCCGTCACAGTTTGCGCCAGAAGCCCTTAACACCATAGCCTTAGGCTTCTTGTCCAGGATTATATTTGGGATCGAAAAAGGTTTTTTGCCAAAAGAATGAGGAGTTTTCTTTTTCAAATAATCGGGCAAAAGAGGGCTTCTCCATGACTCTTTCAAAGCATATATATTTTCTTTAAGTATTGTTTCTTCACTTAACCCTTTTACAGTAAGATATGGCTCCTCGCAAGTCTTCCCTATTACAGAAAAAGCTGAATCTTCTAATAGCTTTTCAAATTCCTCCTGGTTTTCAGGTTTAACCTCTACCAGAAATCGGCCGTTTGATTCAGAAAACAAAACAACTTCGTCCTTGTCTATTGGCTCTGCGCATACCACATCTTTTAGATGAATTCTTGCACCGAAATTGCCCGAAAAGCTCATCTCGGAAACACATACAGCCAAGCCTCCATCAGATAGATCGTGACAAGAGCTTACCAATCCAAGCTCAATAGCCCTTGAAAGCCTTTTCATCAAAGGGAAGGAATCTTTTGCATATACTTTTGGTACATTGCCCTCAGAAGAATTGAACATCGCTTGTAAGAACTGTGAACCGCCTATTTCGTTATAGGTTTTGCCCAAAAGATAGAGAATATTCCCTGGAGCTTTAATATCAGATGTAATAGCCTTTTCGACATCTTTAACTATAGCAATAGCAGATATTAACAAGGTAGGCGGGACAGATATTACCTTATCCTGATAAGTAAACTCATTGTACAAGCTGTCTTTACCTGATATAAATGGTACCTCAAATTCTAAAGAAAAATCGTGACAGGCCTTCACGGATTGATACAAGTTCCATATATTTTCTGGCTTTTTAGGAGAACCCCAGGCAAAGTTATCCAATATAGCAGCCTGGGTTATATCAGCACCCACGCATACGAGCTGTCTAAGAGCCTCCTCTATTACCGATGCACTCATCCAATATGAGTCCATAATTCCATAAAGCGAGTTAATTCCATTCGAAATTGCGAAGCCTTTAGCTTTATCCCAAAAAGGCCTTAAGACGGCAGCGTCAGAAGGTCCATCCCTATACAGACCCACCAAGGGCTTGACTACGCTCATGCCCTGAACCTCAAAGTCATAGCCAGAAATGAATTTTTCTTTTGAACATACGTTGTATGAAGATAGAACTTTGTGAAAGGCTTCAGAAAAATCTGTTATCTTTTTATTATAGCTATTATCATGTACATCAAAATTAGGCTTTTTAGATATTATTTTTTCACTTGCACCCTTCCAACCATTGAACAAAAATTCATTTGAAAGGCTTGATACTTCAAAATCCTCATAATAGAGCCTTAACTTCTTATCATTAGTGAATTTTCCAATAACAGTTGCTTCCACATCCTCAGATTGAAAAATCTTTAATACTTCATCTTTGTCCTCTTTAGCTATTGCCAGAACCATTCTTTCTTGTGACTCAGAGATCCATATCTCAAAATAATTCAGTCCTTGATATTTCAATGGAACCTTGTCAAGATAGACCTCGACTCCAGTTTCTTCTCCCATTTCTCCTACAGCGCTTGAAAGTCCACCTCCACCACAGTCGGTAATTCTCTTTATATATCCTTTATCTCTTACTTTCAATATTGTATCTATAAGTTTTTTCTCAGTAAAAGGGTCTCCGATTTGCACAGCGCCAGATGAAACTACCTCAGATTCTTCTGATAATTCAAGAGAAGCAAAGTTAACACCATGTATCCCATCTCTCCCTGTCTTTCCACCGACCAATAAGACAAGATCGCCTGGATCTTGCTCTCCCTTTAATGAAAATTTCTTAGGCATAATTCCCACAGATCCGCAAAAAACCAAAGGATTACCTACGTAGTCATCATGAAACAATACAGCTCCGTTTACAGTAGGAACACCAATCCTGTTCCCATAATCTCTAACGCCTCTGAATACCCCTTCTAAAACTCTCTTTGGATGTAAAGAGCCCTTCGGCAACTCGTCTTGCGAAACGTCAATATTGCCAAAACAAAACACATCTGTGTTTGCAATGGGTTTTGCGGAAAGACCCGTACCCATAATGTCTCTAACCACACCGCCAATTCCCGTGGCAGCCCCTCCATAAGGTTCTAAAGCTGAAGGATGATTGTGCGTTTCCACCTTGAAACAAAGAGCCCAATCTTCATCAAAGCTTATAACTCCAGAATTATCATCAAAAACTGAAATCAAATATGGTTTCTTTGGTTTTAAAGTATCGGTAGCATCTTTAATCAGGGTAAACATTGGGGGAAGAATTTCTCCATCTACCTCAACCTCAGATTTAAATGTCTTGTGTACACAGTGCTCAGACCAACTTTGAGCAATAGTTTCCAGCTCTACGTCTGTCGGATCTCTATCTTCATTTGCAAAATAATTTTTTATAATTTTCATTTCACTCAGATCAAGGCTCAAGGCCCTCTTAACAGATAATTGCTTCAACTCTTGATCTGTCAAATTTCTTATAGGTATTATAATTTTCTTAAATTTAAATGACGGCAAATCGAGTAAAATTTTTTCTTTGCCCTTTACAACGTGTTGTATCAATTTATTCATCAAGACTTTTTCGCAAATCTTCGAAATATCTTTTTTAGATATAGACTCACCTGTGAAGATATATCTCTTTGAGGTCTTGCAGGCTTTCACGCTGTCGTATCCCAGAGCTTTTATGCCTCTTTTTACAGGATCCTCAGCGCTGTCCATTACTCCAGGATTAAAAATTATTTCTACATCTTCTCCCTTTTTCTCCTGCCTGCCCAAAACAAAAGTTTCGACAACTGGATCAATCAACAAATTATTTGCAATATCTTCTATATCGCTTTGAAGAAAATCCCCCTCGATATTATAAACTCTCGCAATTCTAACATCATGTACGCTTGCCACGCCTATTGAAACAATTTGCCTGAGCACTCCTTCTGCTTCAGCGTCAAAAACTCCATCTTTAAACCAAACTTCAACTCTATTCAAGGATTAACCCCCTAAATTTTAATAAACTATAAAATTTGTATTCTATTTTATACGAATTCATATTATCATTTTATCATCTCAAGAGTACATACGACAAAACGCTCAACATTAAAGATGTCTGTAAGAGCAAAGCACCTAAAACCATTGGCATTTCCAATTTCAATAACTTCTCTTGATTGATTAAAGCCAACTTCAAATATACAGCTACCATTGAATTTTAGATAGTCCTTTGCTTTTGATAAGATTTTTTCATAAAAATACAAACCTTTGTTTTCTGCAAAAAGAGCTATCTTTGGTTCAAAATAAATCTCTTCACTAATTAAAGACAGTTTTATGTTGTTTAGATCAATATATGGAGGATTAGAGATTATAACGTCAAACTTCGCATCTTCCGAAGGAAATAAATCATTAATCTCAAAGTGAACCCTATTCTCCAGATCGTTCTCCCTGGCATTTGTCTTAGCAACCCTTAGCGCTTCTTTGGAAATATCAGTAGCATATACTACAGAATTTTCAATTTCCTTTGCTATAGAAAGGGCTATTGCCCCAGAGCCAGTTCCAATATCTAAAAAGTATTTTGCTTTTGGAAATAGTTTTTTTACCATGTCAATTATTTCTTCGGTTTCATTTCTGGGTATAAGCACATTTTCATCGACTCTTAATTTTAAAAATCTAAAAAATTTATATCCAACTATATATTCAAGTGGTTTATTTTTTAACCGTGAATTGACTGCCTGATAGATTAAATCTATCTTACCAGAATCAACTTCTATATTATCAAATAAATACATATCTACCATACTGATATCAAAAAAGTGTGATAAAATAATTCTTGATTCTAACCAAGAATTATTAACATTGTTTTTTAATAAGTTTGAGATTTCATTTGTAAATTGTCTTAAGTTTAGTGAAATTTTTTTCTTTTTAAATTTTTTAATCATGTTATAATCATTTTAAACTAAAAATAGAATCCTGTGGAGGACCAGTTAGTATGCCAAAGACTTATAAAAGAAGAAAGCATCTCCTTTCTGACGAAGCTTACGAAAAATTAAAAAAACATATATTCCTTGGAAAGATAAAAGTTGGCGAGTTAGAGACAGAAAGAGGACTTGCTGAAAGATTTAATATGAGTAGAACTCCTATTAGAGAGGCCATTTTAAAGTTAGAAAAAGAAGGGCTTGTTACTGTCATACCAAGAGAGGGCATATTGATTGGCAGCTTAAACAGATTCGATCTGAAAGAGATATTTGAGATAAGAAGAATACTTGAGGGTTTTTCAGCAGAAAAGCTTGCCAGGACAAAAGCAAACATAGACCTTGCAAAGCTTGAAAAAATCATTTTAAATTCGGAAAAAAGGATAGCAAAGAAAAATTATGTAGGATTCGTAGATCTTGACAGAGAATTTCATAGCACCATTGCAGAATTAACGAAAAATAGATATATTGTAAGATTTTTAGATGATACCAGAGACGTTATGAACCTGTCTGGCATAAAGGCATTGACAAAATCATGGGATTACGAACAGGTAATAAGAGAGCACATTGAAGTATTAGATGCCATAAAGAAAAAAGATCCACAATTAGCAAGGACTGCAATGGACAAACACTTGATAAATACCTTTAAGGCCATGATTAGAATCTTGCCAAAAATAGAAGACTAAATCTTCTCAAAAGCATCGTCTAAAACTTCAATCAATCCATCAGTCAAATTTAACCCCATAATTTCATCTCTTGAGAAAAAAGAAGCGTCTTTGGCATCATCGTTTGCCTTCAGAGAACCATTTATATATTCCAACAAGTACAATAAAATTACATAGTGATACCCTACTTTATCTTCTTGAACTTCAATCTTTTCATAAACCGTTAATAGTTTTACGACCTCAACGCTCAGCGATGTCTCTTCGAAAAACTCCCTCTTTACAGCATCTTTTAAACTCTCACCCTTTTCTACCACTCCTCCTGGCAGTGACCAGCGGCCAATTGAGGGAGGGCTCTTTCTCTTAACCAAAAGAATTTTGCCATCTTCTATTAACAGACCACTAGCAGCAAGAATGGGAAAGGGATATTTTCTTCTATCCATATCTAAAACTTCATAGGCTTTAATCTGGATGATATAAACATGCCAATTTCAAAAAGTATCATCAATGGGACAAACATAATCCCCTGTGAAAACAAATCTGGTGGACTGATAAAGCCTATAAACAAGAAGATTAAAATATAGAAAAATTTTCTTAACTTTTTTAATGTGGGATAAGAAACTATGTTTAACAATATCAATAGTGACAAGACCAATGGCAGCTGAAACATAAGTCCAAAAAATATTATAGTTAAAAAATAAAATGATATGAAATTCGTAATTGCAAGTTTTGGAATAGCAAAGCTGGTGGTGTGAAACACAAAGAAATTTAATACAAATGGCAAAATTATCTTTGCCGAAAAAATTGCACCGATAAAGAATAGTATAACCATTATTGGCATCCATCTCTTCACAAATTTTTGCTCATTTTCATAAAGGCCAGGAGCCAAAAACCACCATATACAGTAAAATATAACAGGTGACATAATTATAAATCCCAAGACCACTGACAGCTTTAAATCGGTAGTAAACATCTCAAGAGGAGAGAAATAAACAAGTGTGCCCTTTGGCATGCTTGAGGTAATAAAATCTAAGACCTTGTCCTTAAAAAACCATGAAATCACAACCCCCACAAACCAAGATCCAAAACCAATTATAAGTGTTTTCCTTAGGTCGTTAAGATGATCTACAAGGCTCATTTCTTTTTCGTTCATAGCTTAACTGAAAACACCTCCTTGTAAATGGGGCCCTCAGGGCGAAGAATGCTTTGAAATAATGAAACTTTATCTAAGATAACCTCTGTTTTGGATTGTTTATCAATATAAGTTGGAAGTATAGCATGATTAATCTTAGCTTCTCTGAACCTAACCAAAGTCAAGTGTGGCATAAATTTCATCCTGCCCAATTCAAAACCCAAACTGCCCATACCATTATCAATATTTTTAAATAGACCATTAAATTTATCGTCTTCCTCATATATCTTTAGATAAGCAAGTTTAGGCTTGTGTGACGAAGGCATATAACCAATTTCGTTCGACAAATAAAAATGAAAACTTGAAACCCCACAAAGTGATTCTGCAAGCTTGTCAGAAATTATCTGAGCGCTTAAATTTATATCTCCCAAAAATTTGAATGTAATGTGGTAATTATTGTAATCAACAATCTTGTGACCCTTAAAAGCTTCAAAATTGACTATATTAAGATATATATCTTTAGCGGTATTGATATGAATCTTATAAGCAATAAACAATCTCACTTTTTTGTAATTACTCCTAAAAAGTTAGCCAGTGCAAATGACGCAGCCCTTTTCTGTATGAAGACCCTATCCCCCTTAAATAGCTTTTCAAAAGAATAAGACGCATCTCCAACAATTGATATATACGATTGACCGACAGTCTCTCCCTCTGGACCAGCATAACACACTACTCCAATAGCCCAATCGCTTCCAAATATCTTTCTTGACGCATTTGCAAGAGAAAGCGCTGCCTCAGGTGAGACACTATCTCCAGAAAAATCACACAATTTCTTTTTTGAATCATTGCTATAGGTAACGATAGAGCCCAAATAAATGCTGCTAACTCCAGGTAAAGCTGCAAACCTCGACGAAACCAATCCACCAGTACATGATTCTGCAATACTTATCGTTTGATTTCTTTTTTTAAGAACCTTGTAAGCTTCAGTCTCAAAATTAGAACGCGAATTTCCAGAATAGTAAAGGGTATCTTTAAAAATCTTTTTTAATCTTCTGTCCCAATAGGCAGCCTTTTTACTTGAGTCGGTTTTTAAAATAAGCAAGACTTCACTATCCAAACCTAATATAGTCATCGAGATCTCAAAATCTTCCAAAAGGTCTTTTGGCAGATCACTTTCAACCGACCTCTCAAATTTAAGCAACAAATGATAATAATATATGTATAGATTATTCTTAATCTCTAAAAATAATTTATCTAAAATAAGATCCAAAAGGTAATCAAATTCAGCAGGCACTCCAGGAAGAAGTATTATTTTTTTTCCAATAAAATGAACTACTAAGCCAGGAGCCAGGCCAACCTTGTTTAAAAATACTTCCGAGCCTGCAATGGTATAAGCCATCTTTTCGGGCAAATCAAGGTTTTTCTTAAGGGGCAATTTTGTAAAATTAGACACTGCCTCTCTGGTAATGTCATCAAAGGTATTCCCCAATCCTCCAGAGATAAAAACAAAGTCATAATATTCACAAAGATACTGAATTTGAGCTGATATTACAGCCAGATCGTCGGGAACGACAATTATTGTTTCTATTTCGTGACCATATTTCTCAAGTTTTGAAGACAAGATATTAGAATTTGTTTCTGATATTGCACCAACAGTTAATTCAGATCCCACACACAAAAGAGCAACTTTCATTGTATCAATTCACCTTCTAACTTAAAACCTTTATTTTTTGTAATTAATATTTTAACAAAATCTCCGACTTCAATTTTATCAGACCCTTTAAAACTGATAAATGAGTCAATATCTGGAGCCTCCATATAGCTTCTTCCAATATTATTCCTGCCAAGATCGTCTTCTATCAATACTGTAAAACTCTTCCCTATTAGAGATTCTCGCCATCTTAATGTAATATCTTGTTGAATCATCTGTGCAGTTTTTAGCCTCTTCTTTTTTTCAGCATAAGCAACCTGATCTTTCAAAGAGTAAGAAAAGGTATCTTCTTCACGCGAATACGGAAAAAAACCAGCCCAATTTAGTTTAGCTTTTTCTAAAAATTTAATTAATTTTTCAAATTCTTGTTCATCCTCACCAGGATGTCCCACAATAAAAGTAGACCTTATTATCGAATCTGGGATAATATCTCTAATTCTATCTATAAGTCTCAAAAACTTATCGCTATCGGGATTTCTCCTCATAAGCCTTAAAACCTTTTCCCCTGCATGCTGCAATGGAATATCAAAATAAGGCAATATCTTTTCTGATCTGGAGATACATCTTATTATATCTTCACTTAAAAGATCGGGATAAAGATAAAGCAGCCTAATCCATTTAATTTCTTTAATACTTTCAAGATCCTCTAACAACTTCAGTAAAGAGTCCCCACTATCCAGACCATAGTAAGTAACGTCCTGTGCGACTAAAACAATCTCTTTTTTACCGTTCAAAGCCAGATTT is a window from the Thermodesulfobium sp. 4217-1 genome containing:
- the thpR gene encoding RNA 2',3'-cyclic phosphodiesterase, whose protein sequence is MRLFIAYKIHINTAKDIYLNIVNFEAFKGHKIVDYNNYHITFKFLGDINLSAQIISDKLAESLCGVSSFHFYLSNEIGYMPSSHKPKLAYLKIYEEDDKFNGLFKNIDNGMGSLGFELGRMKFMPHLTLVRFREAKINHAILPTYIDKQSKTEVILDKVSLFQSILRPEGPIYKEVFSVKL
- a CDS encoding nicotinamide-nucleotide amidohydrolase family protein yields the protein MKVALLCVGSELTVGAISETNSNILSSKLEKYGHEIETIIVVPDDLAVISAQIQYLCEYYDFVFISGGLGNTFDDITREAVSNFTKLPLKKNLDLPEKMAYTIAGSEVFLNKVGLAPGLVVHFIGKKIILLPGVPAEFDYLLDLILDKLFLEIKNNLYIYYYHLLLKFERSVESDLPKDLLEDFEISMTILGLDSEVLLILKTDSSKKAAYWDRRLKKIFKDTLYYSGNSRSNFETEAYKVLKKRNQTISIAESCTGGLVSSRFAALPGVSSIYLGSIVTYSNDSKKKLCDFSGDSVSPEAALSLANASRKIFGSDWAIGVVCYAGPEGETVGQSYISIVGDASYSFEKLFKGDRVFIQKRAASFALANFLGVITKK
- a CDS encoding GntR family transcriptional regulator, whose translation is MPKTYKRRKHLLSDEAYEKLKKHIFLGKIKVGELETERGLAERFNMSRTPIREAILKLEKEGLVTVIPREGILIGSLNRFDLKEIFEIRRILEGFSAEKLARTKANIDLAKLEKIILNSEKRIAKKNYVGFVDLDREFHSTIAELTKNRYIVRFLDDTRDVMNLSGIKALTKSWDYEQVIREHIEVLDAIKKKDPQLARTAMDKHLINTFKAMIRILPKIED
- the rimO gene encoding 30S ribosomal protein S12 methylthiotransferase RimO, with translation MNKARYIFPVSLGCPKNEVDLQYTLAKFEELGCAVTFDLNVADYVFINTCSFIKKAKQEAISTILDFVLNKNELKYKVIVGGCIVSLYKDSLIELFPEADAFLEPGRSFNEDIFKYLDNNKLYSNFDNEACLDDNKRIFFKERPFEYLKIADGCSRKCSYCLIPKIRGPYISYDRKFLINQARNLALNGKKEIVLVAQDVTYYGLDSGDSLLKLLEDLESIKEIKWIRLLYLYPDLLSEDIIRCISRSEKILPYFDIPLQHAGEKVLRLMRRNPDSDKFLRLIDRIRDIIPDSIIRSTFIVGHPGEDEQEFEKLIKFLEKAKLNWAGFFPYSREEDTFSYSLKDQVAYAEKKKRLKTAQMIQQDITLRWRESLIGKSFTVLIEDDLGRNNIGRSYMEAPDIDSFISFKGSDKIEVGDFVKILITKNKGFKLEGELIQ
- the prmC gene encoding peptide chain release factor N(5)-glutamine methyltransferase, coding for MIKKFKKKKISLNLRQFTNEISNLLKNNVNNSWLESRIILSHFFDISMVDMYLFDNIEVDSGKIDLIYQAVNSRLKNKPLEYIVGYKFFRFLKLRVDENVLIPRNETEEIIDMVKKLFPKAKYFLDIGTGSGAIALSIAKEIENSVVYATDISKEALRVAKTNARENDLENRVHFEINDLFPSEDAKFDVIISNPPYIDLNNIKLSLISEEIYFEPKIALFAENKGLYFYEKILSKAKDYLKFNGSCIFEVGFNQSREVIEIGNANGFRCFALTDIFNVERFVVCTLEMIK
- the tatC gene encoding twin-arginine translocase subunit TatC; protein product: MNEKEMSLVDHLNDLRKTLIIGFGSWFVGVVISWFFKDKVLDFITSSMPKGTLVYFSPLEMFTTDLKLSVVLGFIIMSPVIFYCIWWFLAPGLYENEQKFVKRWMPIMVILFFIGAIFSAKIILPFVLNFFVFHTTSFAIPKLAITNFISFYFLTIIFFGLMFQLPLVLSLLILLNIVSYPTLKKLRKFFYILIFLFIGFISPPDLFSQGIMFVPLMILFEIGMFISSRLKPMKF
- a CDS encoding NUDIX hydrolase, which encodes MDRRKYPFPILAASGLLIEDGKILLVKRKSPPSIGRWSLPGGVVEKGESLKDAVKREFFEETSLSVEVVKLLTVYEKIEVQEDKVGYHYVILLYLLEYINGSLKANDDAKDASFFSRDEIMGLNLTDGLIEVLDDAFEKI
- the purL gene encoding phosphoribosylformylglycinamidine synthase subunit PurL — protein: MNRVEVWFKDGVFDAEAEGVLRQIVSIGVASVHDVRIARVYNIEGDFLQSDIEDIANNLLIDPVVETFVLGRQEKKGEDVEIIFNPGVMDSAEDPVKRGIKALGYDSVKACKTSKRYIFTGESISKKDISKICEKVLMNKLIQHVVKGKEKILLDLPSFKFKKIIIPIRNLTDQELKQLSVKRALSLDLSEMKIIKNYFANEDRDPTDVELETIAQSWSEHCVHKTFKSEVEVDGEILPPMFTLIKDATDTLKPKKPYLISVFDDNSGVISFDEDWALCFKVETHNHPSALEPYGGAATGIGGVVRDIMGTGLSAKPIANTDVFCFGNIDVSQDELPKGSLHPKRVLEGVFRGVRDYGNRIGVPTVNGAVLFHDDYVGNPLVFCGSVGIMPKKFSLKGEQDPGDLVLLVGGKTGRDGIHGVNFASLELSEESEVVSSGAVQIGDPFTEKKLIDTILKVRDKGYIKRITDCGGGGLSSAVGEMGEETGVEVYLDKVPLKYQGLNYFEIWISESQERMVLAIAKEDKDEVLKIFQSEDVEATVIGKFTNDKKLRLYYEDFEVSSLSNEFLFNGWKGASEKIISKKPNFDVHDNSYNKKITDFSEAFHKVLSSYNVCSKEKFISGYDFEVQGMSVVKPLVGLYRDGPSDAAVLRPFWDKAKGFAISNGINSLYGIMDSYWMSASVIEEALRQLVCVGADITQAAILDNFAWGSPKKPENIWNLYQSVKACHDFSLEFEVPFISGKDSLYNEFTYQDKVISVPPTLLISAIAIVKDVEKAITSDIKAPGNILYLLGKTYNEIGGSQFLQAMFNSSEGNVPKVYAKDSFPLMKRLSRAIELGLVSSCHDLSDGGLAVCVSEMSFSGNFGARIHLKDVVCAEPIDKDEVVLFSESNGRFLVEVKPENQEEFEKLLEDSAFSVIGKTCEEPYLTVKGLSEETILKENIYALKESWRSPLLPDYLKKKTPHSFGKKPFSIPNIILDKKPKAMVLRASGANCDGETIRALENSGAKVESFHINRLINNEIKFDEYRILILPGGFTYGDYISAGKIMAVEFAKIFKDINNYENLLIIGICNGFQVLVKTGILPGLEENNFKQSVTLTYNTSGAFQCEWVNMKVLENRCLFVPNEFSEIELPIAHAEGRFYAKTDVLEKMFANKQVVFAYDKYNPNDSKEAIAGITDRSGRILGLMPHPERNFLITHHPYKIERNYGSLLFNKVVKVASEI